In the Malania oleifera isolate guangnan ecotype guangnan chromosome 1, ASM2987363v1, whole genome shotgun sequence genome, one interval contains:
- the LOC131168148 gene encoding uncharacterized protein LOC131168148, translating into MLPLPPPPQLQKQTTPAPLNQILLSKQSIIKLRRPRRTNPVVWCCSVVCLLLSLLLIFFGVATLIIFIDIKPRNPSFDTPGPSLGSIYFDSPEYFNGDFTFIANFSNPNRKITVRFEYVDVQLYFHDKLIATQALQHFTQKPGETRLESVHLISSLVYLPHNIAGELQKQAQSYSVTYYIQGNFKVKASLGVTHFSYWLHGRCQLEMTGPPTSTLVTRSCKTKR; encoded by the exons ATGCTTCCCCTCCCACCTCCACCCCAACTCCAAAAGCAAACCACACCAGCCCCTCTCAACCAAATACTCCTATCAAAGCAATCTATAATAAAGCTCCGGCGACCTCGCCGGACCAACCCAGTTGTGTGGTGCTGCTCAGTTGTGTGCCTCCTGTTGAGCCTTCTTCTCATCTTCTTTGGGGTTGCAACTTTGATCATTTTCATCGACATCAAACCAAGAAACCCGTCTTTCGACACCCCTGGTCCAAGCCTCGGCAGCATCTACTTTGACTCGCCAGAGTACTTCAATGGCGACTTTACCTTCATCGCAAATTTCTCCAACCCAAATCGGAAAATCACGGTGAGGTTTGAGTATGTAGACGTACAGCTCTATTTTCATGACAAGCTCATAGCAACTCAAGCACTTCAGCATTTCACACAAAAGCCAGGAGAGACAAGATTGGAATCAGTTCACCTGATTTCGAGCCTGGTTTATCTGCCACATAACATTGCAGGAGAGCTTCAAAAGCAAGCACAGAGCTAcagt GTAACGTATTATATACAAGGAAACTTTAAAGTGAAAGCCTCTTTGGGTGTAACTCATTTTTCTTATTGGTTGCACGGAAGATGTCAACTAGAGATGACTGGTCCACCAACTAGTACCCTGGTAACTCGAAGCTGCAAAACAAAGAGATGA
- the LOC131168087 gene encoding uncharacterized protein LOC131168087, whose amino-acid sequence MGQVISNFISSLCGGAKEKERSSGLKLLISQPDLESQSNSGSSSAFHRHSRLIPSAKLDLWGDSCRDLGNTNGALPPFLVVDSNYALDTSLKTSPPIASPCSDGSAGVSFHATSPPCLDSSSDSGPTASWRQEVLFPQPKSNGGFDLFMVTPKIWSEEDDLQIYPPKTDLCIDTSVNDAFHQGLVGTPLSSGSGDTSVGGFEQFAVVDSNIQVEECDLGGRQVSPHPQKTKGRKSKGPKKRTEPKKEEEVKLCKQVVVKEKWIKHYSNQHKILLVGEGDFSFSACLALAFGSATNMIATSLNSVEFLTGNYGKALDNIRELKVRGCKVMHGVDATKMKYHGMLKQKIFDRIIFNFPHAGFSQNESQESQIRRHQKLVRLFLKNAKKLISGEGEIHISHKSNGFHSRWKLEELASNLGLRTIGKVRFQLADYPGYNTKYGYGGDKNFDCNPSKTYKFGP is encoded by the exons ATGGGTCAAGTTATCTCCAATTTTATTTCGTCTTTGTGTGGTGGAGCAAAGGAGAAAGAAAGGTCAAGTGGGCTGAAGTTACTGATTTCTCAGCCAGACTTGGAGTCTCAGAGCAACTCTGGATCAAGCTCTGCCTTCCACCGCCATAGCCGTCTAATTCCTTCAGCGAAGTTGGACTTGTGGGGCGATTCATGTAGGGATTTGGGCAATACTAATGGTGCATTGCCTCCATTTTTGGTGGTTGATTCAAATTATGCATTGGATACAAGCCTAAAGACTTCTCCGCCAATCGCCAGTCCATGTAGCGATGGGAGCGCAGGTGTTTCTTTTCACGCAACTTCTCCACCGTGCTTAGACTCGAGTAGTGATTCTGGACCAACTGCTTCTTGGCGCCAGGAGGTGCTGTTTCCCCAACCAAAAAGTAATGGTGGTTTTGATCTGTTTATGGTTACTCCGAAGATCTGGTCTGAAGAAGATGACTTGCAGATTTATCCACCAAAGACTGACTTGTGCATTGACACAAGTGTAAATGATGCATTCCATCAAGGCTTAGTGGGTACCCCGCTAAGCTCGGGTTCGGGTGACACTAGTGTTGGTGGTTTTGAACAGTTTGCAGTTGTTGATTCAAACATCCAAGTTGAAGAATGTGACTTGGGTGGGAGGCAAGTTTCTCCACATCCTCAAAAGACCAAAGGAAGAAAGAGTAAAGGGCCAAAAAAAAGAACTGAACCCAAGAAGGAAGAGGAGGTAAAGCTGTGCAAACAAGTTGTAGTAAAGGAAAAATGGATTAAGCACTACAGCAATCAGCACAAGATACTTCTGGTGGGGGAAGGAGACTTCTCATTCTCTGCTTGTTTGGCCCTGGCTTTTGGATCTGCTACTAACATGATTGCAACTTCTCTCAACTCCGTAG AGTTTTTGACTGGAAACTATGGGAAAGCCCTGGACAACATCAGAGAGTTGAAGGTTAGGGGATGCAAAGTAATGCATGGGGTGGATGCCACCAAGATGAAATACCACGGCATGCTCAAGCAGAAGATATTTGATCGAATCATTTTTAATTTCCCGCATGCGGGCTTTTCCCAGAATGAATCGCAGGAGTCCCAGATTCG CCGACATCAAAAACTGGTGCGCCTATTCTTGAAGAATGCTAAGAAACTGATCTCAGGCGAGGGGGAAATTCACATTTCCCACAAATCAAACGGTTTCCATAGCCGGTGGAAATTAGAAGAATTGGCTTCAAATCTCGGCCTCCGAACTATTGGTAAGGTGCGATTTCAGCTGGCGGACTATCCGGGCTACAACACTAAATATGGCTATGGTGGTGACAAGAACTTCGACTGCAACCCCAGCAAAACTTACAAATTTGGACcttaa